Proteins from a single region of Streptomyces sp. HUAS 15-9:
- a CDS encoding ATP-binding protein, with amino-acid sequence MTRTILRAHGLTDVTDAAVQVTSELVACACRFAPAADVHVSLRYREDALRVVLYDGHPRHTHPRHTHPRHTHPRHTHPRLATACDARRRAALRVLGCVVRACDGDWGFGDAREPGGGTRIGAVLPREGACAYLRRG; translated from the coding sequence ATGACCCGTACGATCCTCCGGGCGCATGGCCTCACCGACGTGACGGACGCGGCGGTACAAGTGACGAGCGAACTGGTCGCCTGTGCCTGCCGTTTCGCACCGGCGGCCGATGTGCACGTGTCCCTGCGGTACCGGGAGGACGCCCTGCGAGTGGTCCTCTACGACGGCCATCCCCGCCACACGCATCCCCGCCACACGCATCCCCGCCACACGCACCCCCGCCACACGCACCCCCGCCTCGCGACGGCCTGCGATGCCCGGCGCCGGGCGGCGCTGCGCGTCCTGGGCTGCGTGGTCCGGGCCTGCGACGGTGACTGGGGCTTCGGTGACGCCCGCGAACCGGGCGGCGGAACACGCATTGGGGCGGTGCTGCCGCGGGAGGGCGCCTGCGCCTACCTTCGCCGCGGCTAG
- a CDS encoding DUF192 domain-containing protein produces the protein MARWRDGRGKLVIHGDGNGNGHRAGLAVPLEIATSYRARTKGLLGRDAVDGAMLLSPANGVHTFRMRIPIDVAYLDRNLTVIAVRTMRPGRLGLPRLRSRHVLEAEAGVMAEWGVRVGVPVTVEAAAVSDPGP, from the coding sequence ATGGCACGTTGGCGGGACGGGCGGGGGAAGCTCGTGATTCACGGCGACGGGAACGGAAACGGCCACCGGGCTGGGCTCGCCGTTCCGCTGGAGATCGCGACCTCTTATCGCGCCCGGACGAAAGGGCTGTTGGGCCGTGATGCCGTCGACGGGGCGATGCTGCTCTCCCCTGCCAACGGCGTCCACACCTTCCGGATGCGCATACCCATAGACGTCGCGTATCTCGACCGGAACCTCACCGTCATCGCCGTACGCACCATGCGGCCCGGCCGACTCGGTCTGCCCCGCCTGCGGTCCCGGCATGTGCTGGAGGCGGAGGCGGGGGTCATGGCGGAGTGGGGAGTGCGGGTGGGCGTGCCGGTCACCGTCGAAGCCGCCGCTGTCAGCGATCCAGGTCCCTGA
- a CDS encoding LLM class flavin-dependent oxidoreductase has translation MTRLGAVFRPQLPPERLRAVARVADEVGLDELWLWEDCFREGGLSTAAAALAWTERVRVGVGLLPVPLRNVAITAMEAAALHRMFPGRAILGVGHGVQDWMGQVGARAESPLTLLREHLDALRALLRGERLTVDGRYVKLDDVALDWPPEGPVEVFAGATGPRTLRLTGEAADGTILTAATSPDGVRRARRLIDEGRAAAGRTDRHEVAVYLLTATGPDAAARLRAELVAEGVESVPDLGVAGDAGTVAAAVRRLAEAGADRVILQPTGDEPDPEGFVRFTAEQVRPLVP, from the coding sequence ATGACTCGACTCGGCGCTGTCTTCCGTCCCCAACTGCCTCCCGAGCGGCTCAGGGCGGTGGCCCGTGTCGCGGACGAGGTCGGGCTCGACGAGCTGTGGCTGTGGGAGGACTGCTTCCGGGAGGGCGGGCTCTCGACCGCGGCCGCCGCCCTCGCCTGGACCGAACGGGTACGGGTCGGCGTCGGTCTGCTGCCCGTGCCGCTGCGCAACGTCGCCATCACCGCGATGGAGGCCGCCGCGCTGCACCGGATGTTCCCGGGGCGCGCGATCCTCGGCGTCGGGCACGGCGTGCAGGACTGGATGGGGCAGGTCGGCGCGCGGGCCGAGTCCCCGCTGACCCTGCTCAGGGAGCATCTCGACGCGCTGCGGGCCCTGTTGCGGGGCGAGCGGCTCACCGTGGACGGGCGGTACGTGAAGCTGGACGACGTCGCGCTCGACTGGCCGCCGGAGGGCCCCGTCGAAGTGTTCGCCGGTGCTACCGGGCCACGTACGCTGCGCCTCACCGGGGAGGCGGCCGACGGCACGATCCTCACCGCCGCCACCTCGCCGGACGGCGTACGGCGGGCGCGGCGGCTCATCGACGAGGGTCGCGCCGCCGCCGGCCGTACCGACCGGCACGAGGTCGCCGTCTACCTCCTCACCGCCACCGGGCCCGACGCCGCCGCCCGCCTCCGCGCCGAACTGGTCGCCGAGGGAGTGGAGTCGGTCCCGGACCTCGGGGTCGCCGGAGACGCGGGGACCGTTGCCGCGGCCGTGCGGCGGCTCGCGGAGGCGGGGGCCGACAGGGTGATCCTTCAGCCGACGGGGGACGAGCCGGACCCCGAGGGATTCGTACGGTTCACGGCCGAGCAGGTCCGGCCCCTCGTGCCCTGA
- a CDS encoding GNAT family N-acetyltransferase: MRETEKTETTETPRTTEEPHVLLRPVTEDDLEVFLAYEHDPEAVRRSRFTPRPRDAFLKHWRERILGNPDGLVRAVTVDGEVAGNIVSWWEGEDRYVGYWLGRAYWARGIGTEALGAFLQEERIRPLYADPFSGNTASVRLLEKHGFEHAGTIRDGDDEYNLLVLDALSV, encoded by the coding sequence ATGAGGGAGACGGAGAAGACCGAGACGACCGAGACGCCCAGAACAACCGAGGAGCCCCACGTACTCCTGCGCCCGGTGACGGAAGACGACCTCGAGGTGTTCCTCGCCTACGAGCACGATCCGGAGGCCGTCCGGCGGTCGAGATTCACGCCCCGGCCGCGGGACGCCTTCCTGAAGCACTGGAGGGAGAGGATCCTCGGCAATCCCGACGGGCTCGTGCGGGCGGTCACCGTGGACGGGGAGGTCGCGGGGAACATCGTCTCCTGGTGGGAGGGCGAGGACCGCTACGTCGGCTACTGGCTCGGCCGCGCGTACTGGGCGCGCGGCATCGGCACCGAGGCCCTGGGCGCCTTCCTCCAGGAGGAGCGCATCCGGCCGCTGTACGCCGACCCGTTCTCGGGCAACACCGCCTCCGTCCGCCTCCTGGAGAAACACGGCTTCGAACACGCCGGCACGATCCGGGACGGAGACGACGAATACAACCTGCTCGTCCTTGACGCCCTGTCTGTATAA
- a CDS encoding DinB family protein gives MPSEKDAPGMPYTGGEKDTLHASLERHRDAVLWKLDGLDDEQLRRPMTPSGTSLLGLVKHLASVEYGWFVETFGGEPEPLWFDPYADEDMTVAPGETTQRITDFYARARAAADHVITERSLNDLGRPTWRDHPVSLRWVLVHMIEETARHAGHMDIVRELIDGATGDHPRVTGTA, from the coding sequence ATGCCCTCTGAGAAGGACGCTCCGGGCATGCCGTACACGGGCGGCGAGAAGGACACCCTGCACGCGAGTCTCGAACGGCATCGGGACGCCGTCCTGTGGAAGCTCGACGGACTCGACGACGAACAGCTGCGCCGGCCGATGACCCCCTCCGGGACCAGTCTGCTCGGCCTGGTGAAGCATCTGGCGTCGGTGGAGTACGGCTGGTTCGTGGAGACGTTCGGCGGCGAGCCCGAACCGCTGTGGTTCGACCCGTACGCCGACGAGGACATGACCGTGGCCCCCGGAGAGACGACACAGCGGATCACCGACTTCTACGCCCGCGCCCGCGCCGCCGCCGACCACGTCATCACCGAACGGTCCCTGAACGACCTCGGCCGCCCCACGTGGCGGGACCACCCGGTGTCCCTGCGCTGGGTCCTCGTCCACATGATCGAGGAGACGGCACGACACGCGGGCCACATGGACATCGTGCGGGAGCTGATCGACGGGGCGACCGGGGACCATCCGCGGGTCACGGGTACGGCCTGA
- a CDS encoding IS5 family transposase: MSQRKPYPSDLSDARWALIEPTLTAWRKARLDRRPTGQLTKVDLRDVFNALLYINRTGIPWKYLPHDFPNYGTVYAYYAAWRDEGILAQLNYDLTGLARVKEGRKPEPTGSVIDTQSVKTSTNVPLTSQGTDAAKKIVGRKRGILTDTIGLILAVTVTAASLSENAVGIRLLDQAKKTYPTIAKSWVDTGFKNAVIEHGARLGIDVEVVNRNPGVRGFHVVKRRWVVERSLGWLMLHRRLSRDYETLPASSEAMIHVASIDNLAKRITDETTPTWRGTY, translated from the coding sequence GTGAGCCAGCGGAAGCCGTACCCCAGCGACCTTTCCGACGCCCGATGGGCCCTAATCGAGCCGACGTTGACGGCCTGGAGAAAAGCCCGGCTCGACCGCAGACCCACCGGGCAGCTTACCAAGGTCGACCTGCGCGACGTATTCAACGCACTCCTCTACATCAACCGCACGGGAATCCCCTGGAAATACCTCCCACACGACTTCCCGAACTACGGCACCGTCTACGCCTACTATGCCGCCTGGCGCGATGAGGGAATCCTCGCCCAGCTCAACTACGACCTGACCGGGCTCGCCCGCGTGAAGGAAGGGCGCAAGCCCGAACCCACAGGGTCCGTCATCGACACCCAGAGCGTGAAGACCTCCACCAACGTGCCCCTGACCAGCCAGGGAACGGACGCCGCCAAGAAGATCGTCGGCCGCAAGCGAGGCATACTCACCGATACGATCGGACTCATCCTCGCCGTGACTGTCACCGCCGCGAGCCTCTCCGAGAACGCCGTAGGAATACGTCTTCTCGACCAAGCCAAGAAGACGTATCCAACCATCGCCAAGAGCTGGGTCGACACCGGCTTCAAGAACGCCGTCATCGAGCACGGCGCACGTCTCGGAATCGACGTCGAAGTCGTCAACAGAAACCCCGGAGTTCGCGGCTTTCACGTTGTCAAAAGACGCTGGGTAGTCGAGCGAAGCCTGGGTTGGCTTATGTTGCACCGGCGCCTTTCTCGCGATTACGAGACCCTTCCCGCCAGCTCCGAGGCCATGATCCACGTCGCCTCGATCGACAACCTCGCCAAGCGCATAACGGACGAGACGACACCAACCTGGCGAGGGACTTACTAG
- a CDS encoding isoprenyl transferase, translating to MNLRDKLRGLLVRLYTRRVEGHLDHAQVPKHIGVIMDGNRRWAKAAGSTTVHGHRAGAEKIEEFLGWCSETDVEVVTLWLLSTDNFDRAKEELVPLLGIIEDVVRTLAADGRWRVHHVGTPDLLPSQMQSALKEAEEATADVDGILVNVAIGYGGRQEIADAVRSMITDAADKGTSMEALAESVDVDMIGRHLYTGDQPDPDLVIRTSGEQRLSGFMLWQTAHSEYYFCEVFWPAFRKVDFLRALRDYAARHRRYGG from the coding sequence GTGAACCTGCGCGACAAACTGCGCGGCCTTCTGGTCAGGCTCTACACACGCCGGGTGGAAGGCCACCTGGACCACGCTCAGGTGCCCAAGCACATCGGCGTCATCATGGACGGCAACCGCCGCTGGGCGAAGGCCGCGGGTTCCACCACGGTCCACGGTCACCGGGCCGGCGCCGAGAAGATCGAGGAGTTCCTCGGCTGGTGCTCCGAGACGGACGTCGAGGTCGTCACCCTGTGGCTGCTGTCCACGGACAACTTCGACCGCGCCAAGGAAGAACTCGTCCCGCTGCTCGGCATCATCGAGGACGTCGTCCGTACCCTCGCCGCCGACGGCCGCTGGCGTGTGCACCACGTCGGCACCCCGGACCTGCTGCCCTCTCAGATGCAGTCCGCGCTGAAGGAGGCCGAGGAGGCCACCGCCGACGTCGACGGGATACTCGTCAACGTCGCCATCGGCTACGGCGGCCGCCAGGAGATCGCCGACGCCGTGCGCTCGATGATCACGGACGCCGCCGACAAGGGCACCTCCATGGAGGCGCTCGCCGAGTCCGTCGACGTCGACATGATCGGCCGCCACCTCTACACCGGCGACCAGCCGGACCCCGACCTGGTGATCCGTACCAGCGGTGAGCAGAGACTGTCCGGATTCATGCTGTGGCAGACGGCCCACTCCGAGTACTACTTCTGCGAGGTCTTCTGGCCGGCCTTCCGCAAGGTCGACTTCCTGCGCGCCCTGCGCGACTACGCGGCACGCCACCGCCGCTACGGCGGCTGA
- a CDS encoding PhoH family protein, with translation MVTSTKRHKSDRRTYVLDTSVLLADPNALARFDEHEVVLPIVVVTELEAKRHHPELGYFARQALRLLDDYRVRYGRLDAPIPIGDLGGTIRVELNHSDPSVLPTGYRLGDNDSRILAVARNLQAEGYDVTVVSKDLPLRIKASSVGLLAEEYRAELAITDSSGWTGMSELTLSGEQVDILFEEGHVYVPEATELPVHTGLTIQSERGKALGRMTSEGNVRLVRGDREAFGIKGRSAEQRIALDLLLDPDVGIVSMGGRAGTGKSALALCAGLEAVLERRQHQKVMVFRPLYAVGGQELGYLPGSEAEKMSPWAQAVFDTLSAVTSREVIEEVTARGMLEVLPLTHIRGRSLHDAFVIVDEAQSLERNVLLTVLSRIGANSRVVLTHDVAQRDNLRVGRYDGVVAVVEKLKGHPLFAHVTLTRSERSQIAALVTEMLEDGHI, from the coding sequence GTGGTGACCAGCACAAAGCGCCACAAGTCAGACCGGCGCACGTATGTTCTCGACACCAGCGTTCTGCTGGCCGACCCCAATGCCCTGGCCCGCTTCGACGAGCACGAGGTCGTGCTCCCCATCGTCGTGGTCACGGAACTGGAGGCCAAGCGGCACCATCCCGAACTCGGCTACTTCGCCCGGCAGGCCCTGCGCCTGCTCGACGACTACCGGGTGAGGTACGGCCGACTGGATGCCCCCATCCCGATCGGGGACCTCGGCGGAACGATCCGTGTCGAGCTCAACCACTCGGACCCCAGCGTGCTGCCCACCGGCTACCGCCTGGGGGACAACGACTCCCGCATCCTCGCGGTGGCCCGCAATCTGCAGGCCGAGGGGTACGACGTCACCGTGGTGTCGAAGGACCTGCCGCTGAGGATCAAGGCGTCGTCCGTGGGGCTCCTCGCGGAGGAGTACCGCGCCGAACTCGCCATCACGGACTCCTCCGGCTGGACCGGAATGTCCGAACTGACCCTGTCCGGCGAGCAGGTGGACATCCTCTTCGAGGAAGGACACGTGTACGTACCGGAGGCGACCGAACTGCCGGTGCACACGGGTCTGACCATCCAGTCCGAGCGCGGCAAGGCGCTGGGCCGGATGACGTCGGAGGGCAACGTCCGGCTGGTGCGCGGTGACCGGGAGGCGTTCGGCATCAAGGGCCGCAGTGCCGAGCAGCGGATCGCCCTCGATCTGCTCCTCGACCCGGACGTCGGCATCGTGTCGATGGGCGGCCGGGCCGGCACGGGCAAGTCGGCGCTGGCGCTGTGCGCGGGTCTGGAGGCGGTCCTGGAGCGCCGTCAGCACCAGAAGGTGATGGTCTTCCGTCCGCTGTACGCGGTCGGCGGGCAGGAGCTCGGCTATCTGCCCGGCTCCGAGGCCGAGAAGATGAGCCCCTGGGCGCAGGCGGTCTTCGACACCCTCTCGGCCGTCACCAGCCGCGAGGTCATCGAGGAGGTCACCGCGCGCGGGATGCTGGAGGTCCTGCCGCTGACCCACATCCGCGGCCGCTCGCTGCACGACGCGTTTGTGATCGTGGACGAGGCGCAGTCGCTCGAACGGAATGTCCTGCTGACCGTTCTGTCCCGGATCGGCGCGAATTCACGCGTGGTTCTGACCCACGACGTGGCGCAGCGGGACAATCTGCGGGTCGGCCGGTACGACGGTGTGGTCGCCGTCGTGGAGAAGCTGAAGGGGCATCCGCTCTTCGCCCATGTCACTCTGACGCGGTCCGAGAGGTCCCAGATCGCCGCACTTGTGACCGAAATGCTGGAGGACGGTCACATCTGA